A genomic window from Solanum dulcamara chromosome 11, daSolDulc1.2, whole genome shotgun sequence includes:
- the LOC129872990 gene encoding cationic amino acid transporter 5 codes for MGDEIQQRSYWRWSKQDFFPGDSFQNWSTYQSALSQTFTRLKDRVASRSEDADEIEELRKQSENEMKRCLSWWDLTWFGFGSVIGAGIFVLTGQEAHEHAGSAIVLSYVASGISAMLSVFCYTEFAVEIPVAGGSFAYIRVELGDFAAFITAGNIILGSIAGGAAVARAWTSYFTTLLNRHPNSLRIHTNLTDGFNVLDPIAVAILAFTSIIAISSTRKTSYFNWIASAVNMVVILFVIIAGFAHANTSNLTPFMPHGAKGIFVAAAIVYFAYGGFDNIATMAEETKNPSKDIPLGLLGSMSIITVIYCLMALSLSMMQNYIDIDPHAAYSIAFQRVGMKWAKYLVALGALKGMTTVLLAGAIGQARYATHIARVHMIPPWFSLVHPKTGTPINATLLIRLASACIAFFSSLDVLASLLSISGLLISMMMAVALLVRRYYVRGITPRTNLLKLTFFLLVIIVSSVGTSAYWGLNPNGWLGYAVTVPFWFLATLAISVLLPQERTPKVWGVPLVPWFPSLSVAINMFLMGSLGAQAFIRFGICTVVMLIYYIFFGLHATYDMAHQPKRPMSSKILVEDMESARA; via the coding sequence ATGGGAGATGAAATACAACAAAGAAGTTACTGGAGATGGAGCAAACAAGATTTCTTCCCAGGAGATTCTTTCCAGAATTGGAGCACATACCAATCAGCACTGTCACAAACATTTACCAGATTGAAGGACCGAGTTGCAAGCCGTTCTGAGGATGCTGATGAGATTGAGGAGCTAAGGAAACAAAGTGAGAATGAGATGAAACGTTGCCTTAGTTGGTGGGACCTCACCTGGTTCGGCTTTGGCTCTGTTATTGGAGCAGGTATCTTCGTACTCACTGGCCAAGAAGCTCATGAACATGCCGGATCAGCTATAGTTTTATCCTATGTGGCTTCTGGCATTTCAGCAATGCTCTCTGTTTTCTGCTACACAGAATTTGCAGTAGAAATTCCCGTGGCAGGAGGGTCATTTGCATACATCAGAGTAGAACTGGGAGACTTTGCAGCCTTTATCACAGCAGGAAACATAATTCTTGGATCCATTGCTGGTGGTGCCGCGGTAGCAAGAGCCTGGACTTCTTACTTTACAACTCTCTTGAATCGTCATCCAAACTCTTTACGTATACATACAAATCTCACAGACGGGTTCAACGTACTAGATCCAATAGCTGTTGCAATTCTAGCGTTTACATCAATAATTGCAATAAGCAGCACTAGAAAAACTTCATACTTCAACTGGATAGCATCAGCAGTAAATATGGTGGTGATTTTATTTGTCATAATTGCTGGATTTGCTCATGCCAATACCTCCAATTTGACACCCTTTATGCCACATGGTGCCAAAGGTATCTTTGTTGCAGCGGCAATAGTGTATTTTGCATATGGGGGTTTTGACAACATTGCAACCATGGCAGAGGAAACAAAAAATCCATCGAAAGATATACCATTAGGATTGCTAGGATCAATGTCAATTATCACCGTGATATATTGCTTGATGGCACTTTCACTGAGTATGATGCAAAACTATATAGATATAGATCCTCACGCTGCATACTCTATTGCATTTCAAAGAGTGGGGATGAAATGGGCAAAATACCTGGTTGCCCTTGGAGCTCTGAAAGGGATGACCACTGTGCTTTTGGCAGGAGCAATTGGACAGGCACGCTATGCCACTCATATTGCACGAGTGCACATGATTCCACCATGGTTTTCACTTGTTCACCCAAAGACGGGAACTCCCATAAATGCAACTCTCTTGATCAGACTTGCAAGTGCCTGTATAGCATTCTTTTCAAGTTTGGATGTCTTGGCAAGTTTGCTATCTATAAGCGGCCTTCTTATATCCATGATGATGGCTGTTGCTCTGCTTGTGAGGAGATACTATGTTAGAGGTATCACCCCCCGAACGAATCTTTTGAAGCTAACCTTCTTTCTACTGGTCATAATTGTATCCTCCGTTGGGACTTCTGCTTATTGGGGACTGAATCCTAATGGTTGGCTTGGTTATGCAGTAACTGTTCCCTTTTGGTTCCTGGCAACTTTGGCAATTTCGGTTCTTTTGCCACAGGAAAGAACACCAAAAGTCTGGGGAGTCCCACTGGTTCCATGGTTCCCATCCCTCTCAGTTGCAATAAACATGTTTCTCATGGGATCATTAGGAGCTCAGGCATTTATAAGGTTTGGCATATGTACAGTTGTAATgctgatatattatatattttttggcCTCCATGCAACTTATGACATGGCTCATCAACCAAAGAGGCCAATGTCTTCAAAGATCTTAGTAGAAGACATGGAAAG
- the LOC129874968 gene encoding uncharacterized protein LOC129874968 isoform X1 has translation MVGVDRAELGGLLEILPPVEFCCIYGSKLHPNNKDETSMTDYIIGVSDPRQWHSENLKLNKNHYASCLIRLGGARMITDIANDIGVGVHFNPFVCCNNKMVKYGVVQMHDLIQDILGWKRFYLSGRLQKPVNILVDNLDIKNVNSVNLKAATSAALLLLPSKFTEEDLYAKICSLSYTGDLRMLFAEDKNKVNKIVQGQFHLFGEMYKPLLEEYEAKNLLRFSLAGDKQVNIFQDCGLSAASTLVSSLPSSIRSEMAMKLGDKRILDDSGRVRQQVVIGSKEQAAECMKRLVRHKVMFSSTRQAVAGLLTAGAVHGVRYVANKMHKAWKSWV, from the exons ATGGTGGGCGTAGATAGAGCTGAGCTAGGGGGTTTGCTTGAAATTCTACCCCCTGTTGAGTTCTGCTGTATATATGGTTCTAAACTCCATCCCAACAACAAAGATGAG ACATCTATGACAGATTATATAATTGGAGTATCGGATCCTCGACAATGGCATTCTGAG AATCTAAAATTGAACAAGAATCACTATGCTTCGTGCCTTATTCGCCTTGGTGGAGCAAGGATG ATAACTGATATTGCAAATGACATTGGTGTTGGCGTACACTTCAACCCATTTGTGTGTTGCAACAACAAG ATGGTCAAGTATGGAGTTGTACAGATGCATGACTTGATTCAAGATATATTGGGATGGAAGAGGTTTTATCTCAGCGGTCGTTTGCAAAAACCT GTGAACATTCTTGTGGATAACTTGGATATAAAAAACGTGAACAGTGTGAACCTGAAAGCTGCAACTTCTGCTGCTCTTCTCCTTTTGCCGTCAAAATTCACGGAG GAAGATTTATATGCCAAAATCTGTAGCCTTTCATATACAGGTGACTTgcgtatgctttttgcggaggACAAAAATAAG GTGAACAAAATTGTACAAGGGCAGTTCCATTTATTTGGGGAAATGTATAAGCCATTACTGGAAGAATATGAGGCCAAAAACTTGTTGAGATTTTCATTAGCTGGTGATAAGCAAGTAAATATATTTCAG GATTGTGGATTATCTGCTGCTTCTACCTtggtttcttctcttccttcatCAATCAGAAGTGAGATGGCCATGAAGCTTGGAGATAAGAGAATTCTGGACGACTCTG GTAGAGTTAGACAACAAGTAGTGATTGGATCAAAAGAACAGGCTGCTGAGTGCATGAAAAGGCTAGTTAGACATAAGGTTATGTTCTCCAGCACGAGGCAGGCTGTTGCAGGTTTATTGACTGCTGGTGCTGTTCATGGAGTCAGATATGTTGCAAACAAGATGCACAAGGCTTGGAAATCTTGGGTGTAG
- the LOC129874968 gene encoding uncharacterized protein LOC129874968 isoform X6, whose translation MITDIANDIGVGVHFNPFVCCNNKMVKYGVVQMHDLIQDILGWKRFYLSGRLQKPVNILVDNLDIKNVNSVNLKAATSAALLLLPSKFTEEDLYAKICSLSYTGDLRMLFAEDKNKVNKIVQGQFHLFGEMYKPLLEEYEAKNLLRFSLAGDKQVNIFQDCGLSAASTLVSSLPSSIRSEMAMKLGDKRILDDSGRVRQQVVIGSKEQAAECMKRLVRHKVMFSSTRQAVAGLLTAGAVHGVRYVANKMHKAWKSWV comes from the exons ATG ATAACTGATATTGCAAATGACATTGGTGTTGGCGTACACTTCAACCCATTTGTGTGTTGCAACAACAAG ATGGTCAAGTATGGAGTTGTACAGATGCATGACTTGATTCAAGATATATTGGGATGGAAGAGGTTTTATCTCAGCGGTCGTTTGCAAAAACCT GTGAACATTCTTGTGGATAACTTGGATATAAAAAACGTGAACAGTGTGAACCTGAAAGCTGCAACTTCTGCTGCTCTTCTCCTTTTGCCGTCAAAATTCACGGAG GAAGATTTATATGCCAAAATCTGTAGCCTTTCATATACAGGTGACTTgcgtatgctttttgcggaggACAAAAATAAG GTGAACAAAATTGTACAAGGGCAGTTCCATTTATTTGGGGAAATGTATAAGCCATTACTGGAAGAATATGAGGCCAAAAACTTGTTGAGATTTTCATTAGCTGGTGATAAGCAAGTAAATATATTTCAG GATTGTGGATTATCTGCTGCTTCTACCTtggtttcttctcttccttcatCAATCAGAAGTGAGATGGCCATGAAGCTTGGAGATAAGAGAATTCTGGACGACTCTG GTAGAGTTAGACAACAAGTAGTGATTGGATCAAAAGAACAGGCTGCTGAGTGCATGAAAAGGCTAGTTAGACATAAGGTTATGTTCTCCAGCACGAGGCAGGCTGTTGCAGGTTTATTGACTGCTGGTGCTGTTCATGGAGTCAGATATGTTGCAAACAAGATGCACAAGGCTTGGAAATCTTGGGTGTAG
- the LOC129874968 gene encoding uncharacterized protein LOC129874968 isoform X5, whose amino-acid sequence MTDYIIGVSDPRQWHSEITDIANDIGVGVHFNPFVCCNNKMVKYGVVQMHDLIQDILGWKRFYLSGRLQKPVNILVDNLDIKNVNSVNLKAATSAALLLLPSKFTEEDLYAKICSLSYTGDLRMLFAEDKNKVNKIVQGQFHLFGEMYKPLLEEYEAKNLLRFSLAGDKQVNIFQDCGLSAASTLVSSLPSSIRSEMAMKLGDKRILDDSGRVRQQVVIGSKEQAAECMKRLVRHKVMFSSTRQAVAGLLTAGAVHGVRYVANKMHKAWKSWV is encoded by the exons ATGACAGATTATATAATTGGAGTATCGGATCCTCGACAATGGCATTCTGAG ATAACTGATATTGCAAATGACATTGGTGTTGGCGTACACTTCAACCCATTTGTGTGTTGCAACAACAAG ATGGTCAAGTATGGAGTTGTACAGATGCATGACTTGATTCAAGATATATTGGGATGGAAGAGGTTTTATCTCAGCGGTCGTTTGCAAAAACCT GTGAACATTCTTGTGGATAACTTGGATATAAAAAACGTGAACAGTGTGAACCTGAAAGCTGCAACTTCTGCTGCTCTTCTCCTTTTGCCGTCAAAATTCACGGAG GAAGATTTATATGCCAAAATCTGTAGCCTTTCATATACAGGTGACTTgcgtatgctttttgcggaggACAAAAATAAG GTGAACAAAATTGTACAAGGGCAGTTCCATTTATTTGGGGAAATGTATAAGCCATTACTGGAAGAATATGAGGCCAAAAACTTGTTGAGATTTTCATTAGCTGGTGATAAGCAAGTAAATATATTTCAG GATTGTGGATTATCTGCTGCTTCTACCTtggtttcttctcttccttcatCAATCAGAAGTGAGATGGCCATGAAGCTTGGAGATAAGAGAATTCTGGACGACTCTG GTAGAGTTAGACAACAAGTAGTGATTGGATCAAAAGAACAGGCTGCTGAGTGCATGAAAAGGCTAGTTAGACATAAGGTTATGTTCTCCAGCACGAGGCAGGCTGTTGCAGGTTTATTGACTGCTGGTGCTGTTCATGGAGTCAGATATGTTGCAAACAAGATGCACAAGGCTTGGAAATCTTGGGTGTAG
- the LOC129874968 gene encoding uncharacterized protein LOC129874968 isoform X2 encodes MVGVDRAELGGLLEILPPVEFCCIYGSKLHPNNKDETSMTDYIIGVSDPRQWHSEITDIANDIGVGVHFNPFVCCNNKMVKYGVVQMHDLIQDILGWKRFYLSGRLQKPVNILVDNLDIKNVNSVNLKAATSAALLLLPSKFTEEDLYAKICSLSYTGDLRMLFAEDKNKVNKIVQGQFHLFGEMYKPLLEEYEAKNLLRFSLAGDKQVNIFQDCGLSAASTLVSSLPSSIRSEMAMKLGDKRILDDSGRVRQQVVIGSKEQAAECMKRLVRHKVMFSSTRQAVAGLLTAGAVHGVRYVANKMHKAWKSWV; translated from the exons ATGGTGGGCGTAGATAGAGCTGAGCTAGGGGGTTTGCTTGAAATTCTACCCCCTGTTGAGTTCTGCTGTATATATGGTTCTAAACTCCATCCCAACAACAAAGATGAG ACATCTATGACAGATTATATAATTGGAGTATCGGATCCTCGACAATGGCATTCTGAG ATAACTGATATTGCAAATGACATTGGTGTTGGCGTACACTTCAACCCATTTGTGTGTTGCAACAACAAG ATGGTCAAGTATGGAGTTGTACAGATGCATGACTTGATTCAAGATATATTGGGATGGAAGAGGTTTTATCTCAGCGGTCGTTTGCAAAAACCT GTGAACATTCTTGTGGATAACTTGGATATAAAAAACGTGAACAGTGTGAACCTGAAAGCTGCAACTTCTGCTGCTCTTCTCCTTTTGCCGTCAAAATTCACGGAG GAAGATTTATATGCCAAAATCTGTAGCCTTTCATATACAGGTGACTTgcgtatgctttttgcggaggACAAAAATAAG GTGAACAAAATTGTACAAGGGCAGTTCCATTTATTTGGGGAAATGTATAAGCCATTACTGGAAGAATATGAGGCCAAAAACTTGTTGAGATTTTCATTAGCTGGTGATAAGCAAGTAAATATATTTCAG GATTGTGGATTATCTGCTGCTTCTACCTtggtttcttctcttccttcatCAATCAGAAGTGAGATGGCCATGAAGCTTGGAGATAAGAGAATTCTGGACGACTCTG GTAGAGTTAGACAACAAGTAGTGATTGGATCAAAAGAACAGGCTGCTGAGTGCATGAAAAGGCTAGTTAGACATAAGGTTATGTTCTCCAGCACGAGGCAGGCTGTTGCAGGTTTATTGACTGCTGGTGCTGTTCATGGAGTCAGATATGTTGCAAACAAGATGCACAAGGCTTGGAAATCTTGGGTGTAG
- the LOC129874968 gene encoding uncharacterized protein LOC129874968 isoform X4 encodes MTDYIIGVSDPRQWHSENLKLNKNHYASCLIRLGGARMITDIANDIGVGVHFNPFVCCNNKMVKYGVVQMHDLIQDILGWKRFYLSGRLQKPVNILVDNLDIKNVNSVNLKAATSAALLLLPSKFTEEDLYAKICSLSYTGDLRMLFAEDKNKVNKIVQGQFHLFGEMYKPLLEEYEAKNLLRFSLAGDKQVNIFQDCGLSAASTLVSSLPSSIRSEMAMKLGDKRILDDSGRVRQQVVIGSKEQAAECMKRLVRHKVMFSSTRQAVAGLLTAGAVHGVRYVANKMHKAWKSWV; translated from the exons ATGACAGATTATATAATTGGAGTATCGGATCCTCGACAATGGCATTCTGAG AATCTAAAATTGAACAAGAATCACTATGCTTCGTGCCTTATTCGCCTTGGTGGAGCAAGGATG ATAACTGATATTGCAAATGACATTGGTGTTGGCGTACACTTCAACCCATTTGTGTGTTGCAACAACAAG ATGGTCAAGTATGGAGTTGTACAGATGCATGACTTGATTCAAGATATATTGGGATGGAAGAGGTTTTATCTCAGCGGTCGTTTGCAAAAACCT GTGAACATTCTTGTGGATAACTTGGATATAAAAAACGTGAACAGTGTGAACCTGAAAGCTGCAACTTCTGCTGCTCTTCTCCTTTTGCCGTCAAAATTCACGGAG GAAGATTTATATGCCAAAATCTGTAGCCTTTCATATACAGGTGACTTgcgtatgctttttgcggaggACAAAAATAAG GTGAACAAAATTGTACAAGGGCAGTTCCATTTATTTGGGGAAATGTATAAGCCATTACTGGAAGAATATGAGGCCAAAAACTTGTTGAGATTTTCATTAGCTGGTGATAAGCAAGTAAATATATTTCAG GATTGTGGATTATCTGCTGCTTCTACCTtggtttcttctcttccttcatCAATCAGAAGTGAGATGGCCATGAAGCTTGGAGATAAGAGAATTCTGGACGACTCTG GTAGAGTTAGACAACAAGTAGTGATTGGATCAAAAGAACAGGCTGCTGAGTGCATGAAAAGGCTAGTTAGACATAAGGTTATGTTCTCCAGCACGAGGCAGGCTGTTGCAGGTTTATTGACTGCTGGTGCTGTTCATGGAGTCAGATATGTTGCAAACAAGATGCACAAGGCTTGGAAATCTTGGGTGTAG
- the LOC129874968 gene encoding uncharacterized protein LOC129874968 isoform X3 encodes MVGVDRAELGGLLEILPPVEFCCIYGSKLHPNNKDETSMTDYIIGVSDPRQWHSENLKLNKNHYASCLIRLGGARMITDIANDIGVGVHFNPFVCCNNKMVKYGVVQMHDLIQDILGWKRFYLSGRLQKPVNILVDNLDIKNVNSVNLKAATSAALLLLPSKFTEVNKIVQGQFHLFGEMYKPLLEEYEAKNLLRFSLAGDKQVNIFQDCGLSAASTLVSSLPSSIRSEMAMKLGDKRILDDSGRVRQQVVIGSKEQAAECMKRLVRHKVMFSSTRQAVAGLLTAGAVHGVRYVANKMHKAWKSWV; translated from the exons ATGGTGGGCGTAGATAGAGCTGAGCTAGGGGGTTTGCTTGAAATTCTACCCCCTGTTGAGTTCTGCTGTATATATGGTTCTAAACTCCATCCCAACAACAAAGATGAG ACATCTATGACAGATTATATAATTGGAGTATCGGATCCTCGACAATGGCATTCTGAG AATCTAAAATTGAACAAGAATCACTATGCTTCGTGCCTTATTCGCCTTGGTGGAGCAAGGATG ATAACTGATATTGCAAATGACATTGGTGTTGGCGTACACTTCAACCCATTTGTGTGTTGCAACAACAAG ATGGTCAAGTATGGAGTTGTACAGATGCATGACTTGATTCAAGATATATTGGGATGGAAGAGGTTTTATCTCAGCGGTCGTTTGCAAAAACCT GTGAACATTCTTGTGGATAACTTGGATATAAAAAACGTGAACAGTGTGAACCTGAAAGCTGCAACTTCTGCTGCTCTTCTCCTTTTGCCGTCAAAATTCACGGAG GTGAACAAAATTGTACAAGGGCAGTTCCATTTATTTGGGGAAATGTATAAGCCATTACTGGAAGAATATGAGGCCAAAAACTTGTTGAGATTTTCATTAGCTGGTGATAAGCAAGTAAATATATTTCAG GATTGTGGATTATCTGCTGCTTCTACCTtggtttcttctcttccttcatCAATCAGAAGTGAGATGGCCATGAAGCTTGGAGATAAGAGAATTCTGGACGACTCTG GTAGAGTTAGACAACAAGTAGTGATTGGATCAAAAGAACAGGCTGCTGAGTGCATGAAAAGGCTAGTTAGACATAAGGTTATGTTCTCCAGCACGAGGCAGGCTGTTGCAGGTTTATTGACTGCTGGTGCTGTTCATGGAGTCAGATATGTTGCAAACAAGATGCACAAGGCTTGGAAATCTTGGGTGTAG